Genomic segment of candidate division TA06 bacterium:
GAAATAGACGAGAGATACAATCCTAGAAAGATAATAAGGATGGCGATCCTGGGAATGAGAGACAGGGTACTCCAGAGCGACTTCATATGGCTCTGCTCCACATGTTACACGTGCGAGGAAAGGTGCCCTCAGAATGTGCGCGTGACCGACGTCATAAACGCCCTAAAGAACATTGCAGCCAAAGAAGGCTACATTCATCCTGCCTTCAGAACTCAGGCCGAGCTTATTGGAGGTTCCGGGAGGCTCTACGAGATGGAGGAATTTGACAACAAGAGGAGAGAAAAGATGGGCCTTCCCAAGCTCACCACATCCTTTGATGAGGTCAAGAAACTGTGTGAATCGGCTGGCTTGAAAGATATCATCCAAAAGAAGGAGTCATAGAATGAAATACGCTCTCTTTCTCGGATGCACCATTCCCGTTAGGGCACAGAACTACGAGATTTCCGCAAGAAGGGTAGCCAGAGAACTGGGGATTGAGTTTGAGGATCTGACTGACCTCGCCTGCTGCGCGTACCCTATGAGGTCCGCGAGCGAAAAGGTTGCCACTGTCCTTGCGGCAAGGAATCTTGCGATTGCCGAGGAGAAGGGCCTGGAGCTGTGCACTCTGTGCAGTGCCTGCACTGCAACGCTTACGGAGATGAACGAGCATCTGAAGCAGGACGAGAAAGCACGGAAAGAGGTTAATGAGCATCTGAAGAAGATTGGTCGGGAATACAAGGGCACAGCAAAAGTGAGACACTTCGCCCGGATTCTCTACGAGGATATAGGTGTAGATAAGATAAAATCCAAGGTGAAGAAGGAGCTTTTGTCCTTGGCCCTTGCTCCACACTACGGGTGTCACTACATCAAACCCTCTGAGGTCTATGGCCACTTTGACTCGCCGGAAAATCCTCACACCCTTTCTGAACTGATTACCGCCACCGGTGCGAAACTGGCTCCCGACATAC
This window contains:
- a CDS encoding 4Fe-4S dicluster domain-containing protein, producing MAGKQKSTVIDVSELDPNFKHEITKEPGGENLKACFACGTCSASCPVREIDERYNPRKIIRMAILGMRDRVLQSDFIWLCSTCYTCEERCPQNVRVTDVINALKNIAAKEGYIHPAFRTQAELIGGSGRLYEMEEFDNKRREKMGLPKLTTSFDEVKKLCESAGLKDIIQKKES
- a CDS encoding CoB--CoM heterodisulfide reductase subunit B, whose protein sequence is MKYALFLGCTIPVRAQNYEISARRVARELGIEFEDLTDLACCAYPMRSASEKVATVLAARNLAIAEEKGLELCTLCSACTATLTEMNEHLKQDEKARKEVNEHLKKIGREYKGTAKVRHFARILYEDIGVDKIKSKVKKELLSLALAPHYGCHYIKPSEVYGHFDSPENPHTLSELITATGAKLAPDIPNSCCGGAILGVEADITLTMAKTKLDAAQSAKADAIVSICPFCSVIFEDNQKKVAEKFEKEYGIPVLFYPQILGLALGIEEKELAFRLNKVKPKDLLAKLASEAA